The DNA segment GCCATCGTTCATCAGGAACTCGCGTTGTGCCCGAATCTGCCGATCGCGGAGAACCTCTTTCTCGGCGCTCTTCCGGCGCGTCGCGGTCTGCTCCGGCGAAGACACCTGCACCGCTCAACCGAAAGACTGCTCGCCGAGGTCGGGCTCGATGTCGATCCCACGACACCGATGAATCGGCTATCCACCGCACAGGAGCAACTCGTCCAGATCGCGGCCGCTGTCGGGCGCGGTGCGAGAATCATCGTCCTCGACGAACCCACCAGCTCACTCACCCAGCCGGATGCCGAACGCATATTTGAACTGATGCAGCGCCTTCGGTCCGCCGGGGCCACCATGCTCTACGTCTCCCACCGCATGGATGAGATCAAACGGCTTTGCGGCCGTGCCACCATTCTTCGCGACGGGCGATACATCACCACCGTGCGCACCGCTGATACAAGCGACGATGATATCGTGCGTCACATGATCGACAGACCCTTCGACGCATACTGCCCGCGGCACGCCGTGCAGCCGCCCGGAGAAGCCCGTTTGTGCCTGGAGCATCTTTCCGGCAGCGCGTTTCGCGATGTGTCATTTGAGGTGCGCGCAGGCGAGATCGTCGGTCTTGCGGGGCTGGTGGGCGCCGGCCGCACCGAGGTCGCCCGCGCCATCTTCGGGATCGATCCGATCAGCGCCGGTCGCATTTTGCTGAACGGACGAGCCGTTGACATCAACTCACCGCGTCAGGCCGTTTCCGCGGGCATCGGCCTTCTGCCCGAAGACCGAAAGCGACAAGCGCTCGTGTTGTCGATGACCTGCAAGCAAAACATGTCATTGCCGTCGCTGGAGTGCCTCGGCGGCGGCCGACTGCTGATCAATCACCGAGCCGAACGCGCGCTGGCGACTCACTTCTTCTCAGCGCTGCGAGTCAGAGCGCCGGACATTGATTCACCCATCGCCGGATTGTCGGGCGGGAACCAGCAGAAGATCGCGCTGGCCCGATGGCTAGCGCGGCGATGCGGCGTACTGATCCTTGATGAGCCGACACGCGGCGTGGACATCGGAGCGAAGGCGGAGATTCACGCGATGATCGATGAACTGGCAGCCAACGGGATGGCGGTACTGCTGATCAGCTCCGAGTTGCCGGAACTGCTGCGGCTCAGCGCGCGGATCCTGGTGTTGACCGGGGGGCGCATCGCGGGCGAACTGTCTCGTGCGGATGCGACGCAGGAAAATCTCATGCGGCTCATGGCCGGCGCGGCCTGACAAACCCCACGATGCCGAACAGGTGTCACCGATATTGCTGCGGCAGGACATCCTCCAATGCGCACACGCGGGCCCCGTCGTTGACTGCCGCCCGCACCCATGTCTGCCAATGCTCCATCCGGTCCATGTCCTCGGCAAGAATCCACGGATGGAACACGATCGACGCGAAGTGTTTCTGCTGCATCGCCTTTCGCAGGACGCGAAGGTGCTTTGAGATCACGGCGTCGCGCGTTTCATCGCTGCGGCGCAGGCCCCGATCGTCGGTGTAAGTCGGAATCCGCACGACCGCGGGCGGACCTTTGACGATCAGGTAAGGTCGCTTTGCGTGGTCGTGCTCCGCGCTGTATCTGAAATTCTGCCTCGCAAGCTCCTGGCACAGACGCATGTCCCAATGAGATCGCGGCGCGCGAAAACCGATCGGGCGATAGCCCCGCTTCGTGAAGGCCGAGCGACACGAAAACACCAGCTGACGCACGGCATCGTCAGTCAGACTTTTCGGCGATTCATCCGCGAATCCCAGCACGGAAATCTCGTGACCGGCATCGGCGATCGTCGCGAGATGATCCGGCGCGACA comes from the Phycisphaerae bacterium genome and includes:
- a CDS encoding sugar ABC transporter ATP-binding protein; protein product: MLLQFDNITKRFPGITALDRVSFAVESGECHAIMGENGAGKSTLGKIVGGILAADGGRLLLDGRPVRFRSPREAATAGIAIVHQELALCPNLPIAENLFLGALPARRGLLRRRHLHRSTERLLAEVGLDVDPTTPMNRLSTAQEQLVQIAAAVGRGARIIVLDEPTSSLTQPDAERIFELMQRLRSAGATMLYVSHRMDEIKRLCGRATILRDGRYITTVRTADTSDDDIVRHMIDRPFDAYCPRHAVQPPGEARLCLEHLSGSAFRDVSFEVRAGEIVGLAGLVGAGRTEVARAIFGIDPISAGRILLNGRAVDINSPRQAVSAGIGLLPEDRKRQALVLSMTCKQNMSLPSLECLGGGRLLINHRAERALATHFFSALRVRAPDIDSPIAGLSGGNQQKIALARWLARRCGVLILDEPTRGVDIGAKAEIHAMIDELAANGMAVLLISSELPELLRLSARILVLTGGRIAGELSRADATQENLMRLMAGAA
- a CDS encoding polysaccharide deacetylase family protein; its protein translation is MFGKLFSRFRKSAAEAPAHIELPIDRPTIGLCFNFERGLLYESEYLFDVGMQTILKTLKDLKVRATFNCPAKLCDVAPDHLATIADAGHEISVLGFADESPKSLTDDAVRQLVFSCRSAFTKRGYRPIGFRAPRSHWDMRLCQELARQNFRYSAEHDHAKRPYLIVKGPPAVVRIPTYTDDRGLRRSDETRDAVISKHLRVLRKAMQQKHFASIVFHPWILAEDMDRMEHWQTWVRAAVNDGARVCALEDVLPQQYR